The Arvicola amphibius chromosome 11, mArvAmp1.2, whole genome shotgun sequence genome has a segment encoding these proteins:
- the LOC119826834 gene encoding acetylserotonin O-methyltransferase-like isoform X5, which produces MGKPRPSGRNSGGCGKGSAKEQKLLSRAEFPAQGEKMAEAAEGNPEDRDFRILMDYTHGFMVSQVLFTASDLGLFDALALGPMDAAAVARALGSSPRGTRLLLETCASLGLVQWEDGMGGPTFALTRLSRLFLLAGSPLSQCSMLRYLAGTTVQCWGELGGAVREGRSQYAQAVGVATWEPFKAIYRSHAERLLFMQALQDTWSVYGERVLTAFDLSEFRVICDIGGDFFRSRLPSADLYILARVLHDWTDADAARLLGRIGRAGGRGTALLLVEAVLTPGGCGPVRTLLLSLTMLLQTQGRERTEAEYQNMAAAAGFTRCFQCRPTGGDLNVMLTRK; this is translated from the exons TTTCCAGCACAGGGGGAGAAGATGGCAGAGGCTGCGGAGGGGAACCCGGAGGACAGGGATTTCCGCATCCTCATGGACTATACGCACGGCTTCATGGTCTCGCAG GTTCTCTTCACAGCTTCCGACCTCGGCCTGTTCGACGCCCTGGCCCTGGGTCCCATGGATGCCGCAGCAGTCGCccgggccctgggttcaagtcctcgTGGGACACGGCTGCTGCTGGAAACCTGCGCCTCCCTGGGGCTCGTGCAATGGGAGGACGGCATGGGAG GCCCCACCTTCGCCCTCACACGTCTCTCGCGCCTGTTCCTGCTGGCGGGCAGCCCCCTGTCTCAGTGCTCGATGCTGCGCTACCTGGCGGGGACCACGGTGCAGTGCTGGGGCGAGCTTGGTGGGGCCGTGAG GGAGGGGCGGAGCCAGTATGCACAAGCAGTTGGTGTGGCCACGTGGGAGCCATTCAAGGCCATTTACAG GTCCCACGCTGAGCGCCTGCTCTTCATGCAAGCCCTGCAGGACACCTGGAGTGTCTACGGGGAGCGGGTGCTCACGGCTTTTGACCTCtcggagttcagggtcatctgtGACATAGGCG GCGACTTTTTCCGGTCCCGCCTTCCGAGCGCTGACCTCTACATCCTGGCCCGGGTCCTGCACGACTGGACGGATGCAGACGCTGCAAGGCTGCTGGGGAGAATTGGGCGTGCGGGTGGACGGG GCACCGCCCTCCTCCTGGTCGAAGCCGTGCTGACCCCTGGGGGCTGCGGACCAGTGCGCACGCTGCTGCTGTCGCTGACGATGCTGCTGCAGACACAGGGCCGTGAGCGCACAGAGGCCGAGTACCAGAACATGGCCGCTGCTGCTGGCTTCACCCGCTGCTTCCAGTGCCGCCCGACTGGGGGTGACCTCAACGTCATGCTGACCCGGAAGTGA
- the LOC119826834 gene encoding acetylserotonin O-methyltransferase-like isoform X2 yields MGKPRPSGRNSGGCGKGSAKEQKLLSRAEFPAQGEKMAEAAEGNPEDRDFRILMDYTHGFMVSQVLFTASDLGLFDALALGPMDAAAVARALGSSPRGTRLLLETCASLGLVQWEDGMGGPTFALTRLSRLFLLAGSPLSQCSMLRYLAGTTVQCWGELGGAVREGRSQYAQAVGVATWEPFKAIYRSHAERLLFMQALQDTWSVYGERVLTAFDLSEFRVICDIGGGSGALATACARLYPTSLVSVFDTPDVVAAARTHFRPPRGAPPIRFLGGDFFRSRLPSADLYILARVLHDWTDADAARLLGRIGRAGGRGTALLLVEAVLTPGGCGPVRTLLLSLTMLLQTQGRERTEAEYQNMAAAAGFTRCFQCRPTGGDLNVMLTRK; encoded by the exons TTTCCAGCACAGGGGGAGAAGATGGCAGAGGCTGCGGAGGGGAACCCGGAGGACAGGGATTTCCGCATCCTCATGGACTATACGCACGGCTTCATGGTCTCGCAG GTTCTCTTCACAGCTTCCGACCTCGGCCTGTTCGACGCCCTGGCCCTGGGTCCCATGGATGCCGCAGCAGTCGCccgggccctgggttcaagtcctcgTGGGACACGGCTGCTGCTGGAAACCTGCGCCTCCCTGGGGCTCGTGCAATGGGAGGACGGCATGGGAG GCCCCACCTTCGCCCTCACACGTCTCTCGCGCCTGTTCCTGCTGGCGGGCAGCCCCCTGTCTCAGTGCTCGATGCTGCGCTACCTGGCGGGGACCACGGTGCAGTGCTGGGGCGAGCTTGGTGGGGCCGTGAG GGAGGGGCGGAGCCAGTATGCACAAGCAGTTGGTGTGGCCACGTGGGAGCCATTCAAGGCCATTTACAG GTCCCACGCTGAGCGCCTGCTCTTCATGCAAGCCCTGCAGGACACCTGGAGTGTCTACGGGGAGCGGGTGCTCACGGCTTTTGACCTCtcggagttcagggtcatctgtGACATAGGCG GAGGCTCCGGGGCCCTGGCCACGGCCTGCGCCCGTCTCTACCCCACCAGCTTGGTCTCCGTGTTCGACACCCCTGATGTCGTCGCAGCCGCCCGCACCCACTTCCGTCCTCCGCGAGGGGCCCCGCCCATTCGCTTCCTGGGAG GCGACTTTTTCCGGTCCCGCCTTCCGAGCGCTGACCTCTACATCCTGGCCCGGGTCCTGCACGACTGGACGGATGCAGACGCTGCAAGGCTGCTGGGGAGAATTGGGCGTGCGGGTGGACGGG GCACCGCCCTCCTCCTGGTCGAAGCCGTGCTGACCCCTGGGGGCTGCGGACCAGTGCGCACGCTGCTGCTGTCGCTGACGATGCTGCTGCAGACACAGGGCCGTGAGCGCACAGAGGCCGAGTACCAGAACATGGCCGCTGCTGCTGGCTTCACCCGCTGCTTCCAGTGCCGCCCGACTGGGGGTGACCTCAACGTCATGCTGACCCGGAAGTGA
- the LOC119826834 gene encoding acetylserotonin O-methyltransferase-like isoform X7 — translation MGKPRPSGRNSGGCGKGSAKEQKLLSRAEFPAQGEKMAEAAEGNPEDRDFRILMDYTHGFMVSQVLFTASDLGLFDALALGPMDAAAVARALGSSPRGTRLLLETCASLGLVQWEDGMGGPTFALTRLSRLFLLAGSPLSQCSMLRYLAGTTVQCWGELGGAVREGRSQYAQAVGVATWEPFKAIYRSHAERLLFMQALQDTWSVYGERVLTAFDLSEFRVICDIGGTALLLVEAVLTPGGCGPVRTLLLSLTMLLQTQGRERTEAEYQNMAAAAGFTRCFQCRPTGGDLNVMLTRK, via the exons TTTCCAGCACAGGGGGAGAAGATGGCAGAGGCTGCGGAGGGGAACCCGGAGGACAGGGATTTCCGCATCCTCATGGACTATACGCACGGCTTCATGGTCTCGCAG GTTCTCTTCACAGCTTCCGACCTCGGCCTGTTCGACGCCCTGGCCCTGGGTCCCATGGATGCCGCAGCAGTCGCccgggccctgggttcaagtcctcgTGGGACACGGCTGCTGCTGGAAACCTGCGCCTCCCTGGGGCTCGTGCAATGGGAGGACGGCATGGGAG GCCCCACCTTCGCCCTCACACGTCTCTCGCGCCTGTTCCTGCTGGCGGGCAGCCCCCTGTCTCAGTGCTCGATGCTGCGCTACCTGGCGGGGACCACGGTGCAGTGCTGGGGCGAGCTTGGTGGGGCCGTGAG GGAGGGGCGGAGCCAGTATGCACAAGCAGTTGGTGTGGCCACGTGGGAGCCATTCAAGGCCATTTACAG GTCCCACGCTGAGCGCCTGCTCTTCATGCAAGCCCTGCAGGACACCTGGAGTGTCTACGGGGAGCGGGTGCTCACGGCTTTTGACCTCtcggagttcagggtcatctgtGACATAGGCG GCACCGCCCTCCTCCTGGTCGAAGCCGTGCTGACCCCTGGGGGCTGCGGACCAGTGCGCACGCTGCTGCTGTCGCTGACGATGCTGCTGCAGACACAGGGCCGTGAGCGCACAGAGGCCGAGTACCAGAACATGGCCGCTGCTGCTGGCTTCACCCGCTGCTTCCAGTGCCGCCCGACTGGGGGTGACCTCAACGTCATGCTGACCCGGAAGTGA
- the LOC119826834 gene encoding acetylserotonin O-methyltransferase-like isoform X1, translated as MGKPRPSGRNSGGCGKGSAKEQKLLSRAEGEKMAEAAEGNPEDRDFRILMDYTHGFMVSQVLFTASDLGLFDALALGPMDAAAVARALGSSPRGTRLLLETCASLGLVQWEDGMGGPTFALTRLSRLFLLAGSPLSQCSMLRYLAGTTVQCWGELGGAVREGRSQYAQAVGVATWEPFKAIYRCPAPHSGTTPHPGPTPRSHAERLLFMQALQDTWSVYGERVLTAFDLSEFRVICDIGGGSGALATACARLYPTSLVSVFDTPDVVAAARTHFRPPRGAPPIRFLGGDFFRSRLPSADLYILARVLHDWTDADAARLLGRIGRAGGRGTALLLVEAVLTPGGCGPVRTLLLSLTMLLQTQGRERTEAEYQNMAAAAGFTRCFQCRPTGGDLNVMLTRK; from the exons GGGGAGAAGATGGCAGAGGCTGCGGAGGGGAACCCGGAGGACAGGGATTTCCGCATCCTCATGGACTATACGCACGGCTTCATGGTCTCGCAG GTTCTCTTCACAGCTTCCGACCTCGGCCTGTTCGACGCCCTGGCCCTGGGTCCCATGGATGCCGCAGCAGTCGCccgggccctgggttcaagtcctcgTGGGACACGGCTGCTGCTGGAAACCTGCGCCTCCCTGGGGCTCGTGCAATGGGAGGACGGCATGGGAG GCCCCACCTTCGCCCTCACACGTCTCTCGCGCCTGTTCCTGCTGGCGGGCAGCCCCCTGTCTCAGTGCTCGATGCTGCGCTACCTGGCGGGGACCACGGTGCAGTGCTGGGGCGAGCTTGGTGGGGCCGTGAG GGAGGGGCGGAGCCAGTATGCACAAGCAGTTGGTGTGGCCACGTGGGAGCCATTCAAGGCCATTTACAG ATGCCCTGCCCCTCACTCCGGCACCACCCCTCACCCTGGCCCCACACCCAGGTCCCACGCTGAGCGCCTGCTCTTCATGCAAGCCCTGCAGGACACCTGGAGTGTCTACGGGGAGCGGGTGCTCACGGCTTTTGACCTCtcggagttcagggtcatctgtGACATAGGCG GAGGCTCCGGGGCCCTGGCCACGGCCTGCGCCCGTCTCTACCCCACCAGCTTGGTCTCCGTGTTCGACACCCCTGATGTCGTCGCAGCCGCCCGCACCCACTTCCGTCCTCCGCGAGGGGCCCCGCCCATTCGCTTCCTGGGAG GCGACTTTTTCCGGTCCCGCCTTCCGAGCGCTGACCTCTACATCCTGGCCCGGGTCCTGCACGACTGGACGGATGCAGACGCTGCAAGGCTGCTGGGGAGAATTGGGCGTGCGGGTGGACGGG GCACCGCCCTCCTCCTGGTCGAAGCCGTGCTGACCCCTGGGGGCTGCGGACCAGTGCGCACGCTGCTGCTGTCGCTGACGATGCTGCTGCAGACACAGGGCCGTGAGCGCACAGAGGCCGAGTACCAGAACATGGCCGCTGCTGCTGGCTTCACCCGCTGCTTCCAGTGCCGCCCGACTGGGGGTGACCTCAACGTCATGCTGACCCGGAAGTGA
- the LOC119826834 gene encoding acetylserotonin O-methyltransferase-like isoform X4, translating to MAEAAEGNPEDRDFRILMDYTHGFMVSQVLFTASDLGLFDALALGPMDAAAVARALGSSPRGTRLLLETCASLGLVQWEDGMGGPTFALTRLSRLFLLAGSPLSQCSMLRYLAGTTVQCWGELGGAVREGRSQYAQAVGVATWEPFKAIYRCPAPHSGTTPHPGPTPRSHAERLLFMQALQDTWSVYGERVLTAFDLSEFRVICDIGGGSGALATACARLYPTSLVSVFDTPDVVAAARTHFRPPRGAPPIRFLGGDFFRSRLPSADLYILARVLHDWTDADAARLLGRIGRAGGRGTALLLVEAVLTPGGCGPVRTLLLSLTMLLQTQGRERTEAEYQNMAAAAGFTRCFQCRPTGGDLNVMLTRK from the exons ATGGCAGAGGCTGCGGAGGGGAACCCGGAGGACAGGGATTTCCGCATCCTCATGGACTATACGCACGGCTTCATGGTCTCGCAG GTTCTCTTCACAGCTTCCGACCTCGGCCTGTTCGACGCCCTGGCCCTGGGTCCCATGGATGCCGCAGCAGTCGCccgggccctgggttcaagtcctcgTGGGACACGGCTGCTGCTGGAAACCTGCGCCTCCCTGGGGCTCGTGCAATGGGAGGACGGCATGGGAG GCCCCACCTTCGCCCTCACACGTCTCTCGCGCCTGTTCCTGCTGGCGGGCAGCCCCCTGTCTCAGTGCTCGATGCTGCGCTACCTGGCGGGGACCACGGTGCAGTGCTGGGGCGAGCTTGGTGGGGCCGTGAG GGAGGGGCGGAGCCAGTATGCACAAGCAGTTGGTGTGGCCACGTGGGAGCCATTCAAGGCCATTTACAG ATGCCCTGCCCCTCACTCCGGCACCACCCCTCACCCTGGCCCCACACCCAGGTCCCACGCTGAGCGCCTGCTCTTCATGCAAGCCCTGCAGGACACCTGGAGTGTCTACGGGGAGCGGGTGCTCACGGCTTTTGACCTCtcggagttcagggtcatctgtGACATAGGCG GAGGCTCCGGGGCCCTGGCCACGGCCTGCGCCCGTCTCTACCCCACCAGCTTGGTCTCCGTGTTCGACACCCCTGATGTCGTCGCAGCCGCCCGCACCCACTTCCGTCCTCCGCGAGGGGCCCCGCCCATTCGCTTCCTGGGAG GCGACTTTTTCCGGTCCCGCCTTCCGAGCGCTGACCTCTACATCCTGGCCCGGGTCCTGCACGACTGGACGGATGCAGACGCTGCAAGGCTGCTGGGGAGAATTGGGCGTGCGGGTGGACGGG GCACCGCCCTCCTCCTGGTCGAAGCCGTGCTGACCCCTGGGGGCTGCGGACCAGTGCGCACGCTGCTGCTGTCGCTGACGATGCTGCTGCAGACACAGGGCCGTGAGCGCACAGAGGCCGAGTACCAGAACATGGCCGCTGCTGCTGGCTTCACCCGCTGCTTCCAGTGCCGCCCGACTGGGGGTGACCTCAACGTCATGCTGACCCGGAAGTGA
- the LOC119826834 gene encoding acetylserotonin O-methyltransferase-like isoform X3, with product MGKPRPSGRNSGGCGKGSAKEQKLLSRAEVLFTASDLGLFDALALGPMDAAAVARALGSSPRGTRLLLETCASLGLVQWEDGMGGPTFALTRLSRLFLLAGSPLSQCSMLRYLAGTTVQCWGELGGAVREGRSQYAQAVGVATWEPFKAIYRCPAPHSGTTPHPGPTPRSHAERLLFMQALQDTWSVYGERVLTAFDLSEFRVICDIGGGSGALATACARLYPTSLVSVFDTPDVVAAARTHFRPPRGAPPIRFLGGDFFRSRLPSADLYILARVLHDWTDADAARLLGRIGRAGGRGTALLLVEAVLTPGGCGPVRTLLLSLTMLLQTQGRERTEAEYQNMAAAAGFTRCFQCRPTGGDLNVMLTRK from the exons GTTCTCTTCACAGCTTCCGACCTCGGCCTGTTCGACGCCCTGGCCCTGGGTCCCATGGATGCCGCAGCAGTCGCccgggccctgggttcaagtcctcgTGGGACACGGCTGCTGCTGGAAACCTGCGCCTCCCTGGGGCTCGTGCAATGGGAGGACGGCATGGGAG GCCCCACCTTCGCCCTCACACGTCTCTCGCGCCTGTTCCTGCTGGCGGGCAGCCCCCTGTCTCAGTGCTCGATGCTGCGCTACCTGGCGGGGACCACGGTGCAGTGCTGGGGCGAGCTTGGTGGGGCCGTGAG GGAGGGGCGGAGCCAGTATGCACAAGCAGTTGGTGTGGCCACGTGGGAGCCATTCAAGGCCATTTACAG ATGCCCTGCCCCTCACTCCGGCACCACCCCTCACCCTGGCCCCACACCCAGGTCCCACGCTGAGCGCCTGCTCTTCATGCAAGCCCTGCAGGACACCTGGAGTGTCTACGGGGAGCGGGTGCTCACGGCTTTTGACCTCtcggagttcagggtcatctgtGACATAGGCG GAGGCTCCGGGGCCCTGGCCACGGCCTGCGCCCGTCTCTACCCCACCAGCTTGGTCTCCGTGTTCGACACCCCTGATGTCGTCGCAGCCGCCCGCACCCACTTCCGTCCTCCGCGAGGGGCCCCGCCCATTCGCTTCCTGGGAG GCGACTTTTTCCGGTCCCGCCTTCCGAGCGCTGACCTCTACATCCTGGCCCGGGTCCTGCACGACTGGACGGATGCAGACGCTGCAAGGCTGCTGGGGAGAATTGGGCGTGCGGGTGGACGGG GCACCGCCCTCCTCCTGGTCGAAGCCGTGCTGACCCCTGGGGGCTGCGGACCAGTGCGCACGCTGCTGCTGTCGCTGACGATGCTGCTGCAGACACAGGGCCGTGAGCGCACAGAGGCCGAGTACCAGAACATGGCCGCTGCTGCTGGCTTCACCCGCTGCTTCCAGTGCCGCCCGACTGGGGGTGACCTCAACGTCATGCTGACCCGGAAGTGA
- the LOC119826834 gene encoding acetylserotonin O-methyltransferase-like isoform X6: MDAAAVARALGSSPRGTRLLLETCASLGLVQWEDGMGGPTFALTRLSRLFLLAGSPLSQCSMLRYLAGTTVQCWGELGGAVREGRSQYAQAVGVATWEPFKAIYRCPAPHSGTTPHPGPTPRSHAERLLFMQALQDTWSVYGERVLTAFDLSEFRVICDIGGGSGALATACARLYPTSLVSVFDTPDVVAAARTHFRPPRGAPPIRFLGGDFFRSRLPSADLYILARVLHDWTDADAARLLGRIGRAGGRGTALLLVEAVLTPGGCGPVRTLLLSLTMLLQTQGRERTEAEYQNMAAAAGFTRCFQCRPTGGDLNVMLTRK; the protein is encoded by the exons ATGGATGCCGCAGCAGTCGCccgggccctgggttcaagtcctcgTGGGACACGGCTGCTGCTGGAAACCTGCGCCTCCCTGGGGCTCGTGCAATGGGAGGACGGCATGGGAG GCCCCACCTTCGCCCTCACACGTCTCTCGCGCCTGTTCCTGCTGGCGGGCAGCCCCCTGTCTCAGTGCTCGATGCTGCGCTACCTGGCGGGGACCACGGTGCAGTGCTGGGGCGAGCTTGGTGGGGCCGTGAG GGAGGGGCGGAGCCAGTATGCACAAGCAGTTGGTGTGGCCACGTGGGAGCCATTCAAGGCCATTTACAG ATGCCCTGCCCCTCACTCCGGCACCACCCCTCACCCTGGCCCCACACCCAGGTCCCACGCTGAGCGCCTGCTCTTCATGCAAGCCCTGCAGGACACCTGGAGTGTCTACGGGGAGCGGGTGCTCACGGCTTTTGACCTCtcggagttcagggtcatctgtGACATAGGCG GAGGCTCCGGGGCCCTGGCCACGGCCTGCGCCCGTCTCTACCCCACCAGCTTGGTCTCCGTGTTCGACACCCCTGATGTCGTCGCAGCCGCCCGCACCCACTTCCGTCCTCCGCGAGGGGCCCCGCCCATTCGCTTCCTGGGAG GCGACTTTTTCCGGTCCCGCCTTCCGAGCGCTGACCTCTACATCCTGGCCCGGGTCCTGCACGACTGGACGGATGCAGACGCTGCAAGGCTGCTGGGGAGAATTGGGCGTGCGGGTGGACGGG GCACCGCCCTCCTCCTGGTCGAAGCCGTGCTGACCCCTGGGGGCTGCGGACCAGTGCGCACGCTGCTGCTGTCGCTGACGATGCTGCTGCAGACACAGGGCCGTGAGCGCACAGAGGCCGAGTACCAGAACATGGCCGCTGCTGCTGGCTTCACCCGCTGCTTCCAGTGCCGCCCGACTGGGGGTGACCTCAACGTCATGCTGACCCGGAAGTGA